A region of Roseobacter litoralis Och 149 DNA encodes the following proteins:
- the tolR gene encoding protein TolR produces the protein MGANVLQKPGGSTKRRRRTTRAQPMSEINVTPFVDVMLVLLIIFMVAAPLLTVGVPVELPKTAAGALPTDQEEPLTVTITAEGSIQIQTTETAGNELIPKLRAIAAERTSDRVFLRADGSVPYLRVMEVMGALNAGGFSNIGLVTDIGGPTLDGRDGAADGADR, from the coding sequence ATGGGTGCCAATGTTCTCCAGAAACCGGGCGGCAGCACCAAGCGGCGCAGGCGGACCACGCGCGCGCAGCCCATGTCTGAGATCAACGTAACGCCATTCGTCGATGTAATGCTGGTGCTGTTGATCATCTTTATGGTTGCCGCACCGCTGCTGACAGTCGGCGTGCCGGTTGAACTGCCAAAGACGGCCGCAGGCGCATTGCCCACGGACCAAGAGGAACCCCTGACCGTTACGATCACGGCGGAAGGATCCATTCAAATCCAGACCACTGAGACGGCAGGCAACGAACTGATCCCGAAACTGCGCGCCATCGCGGCGGAGCGGACCTCGGACAGGGTGTTTTTACGTGCCGATGGCTCGGTGCCTTATCTGCGCGTCATGGAAGTGATGGGGGCCTTGAACGCCGGTGGATTTTCCAACATCGGTTTGGTGACGGATATTGGTGGCCCAACGCTCGATGGGCGCGACGGGGCTGCCGACGGGGCAGATCGGTAG
- the tolB gene encoding Tol-Pal system beta propeller repeat protein TolB, protein MSFQIRVFTAILAVLSLFTAPALAQNSGPLRIEITEGVIEPLPFALPVFEAETADATGVAAQITEVISADLTGTGLFREIEPGAFISNVSSFAAPIQYADWKAINAQALITGAVAVQGNQLNVKFRLYDVFSGAEMGDGLQFSATPEGWRRMAHKVADAVYSRITGEGGYFDSRVVYVSETGTKDARQKRLAIMDYDGANVKYLTDSSSIVLAPRFSPDGQRVLYTSYETGFPRIYVLDVTSVQRRALESQEGTMSFAPRFAPDGETIVFSLSQGGNTDIYRMNVNGGPATRLTAAPSIETAPSYSPDGTQIVFESDRSGSQQLYVMPASGGEARRISFGPGRYGTPVWSPRGDLVAFTKQNAGRFHIGVMRLDGSEERLLTASFLDEGPTWSPNGRVIMFSRETQGAQGRATLYSVDITGRNLRPVRTPEGGSDPSWSPLQR, encoded by the coding sequence ATGAGTTTTCAGATACGAGTATTCACAGCAATTCTGGCTGTTCTATCGCTTTTCACAGCGCCGGCGCTGGCCCAGAACAGCGGACCGCTGCGCATTGAGATCACGGAAGGCGTGATCGAGCCTTTGCCCTTTGCATTGCCGGTTTTCGAAGCCGAGACCGCCGATGCCACGGGCGTGGCGGCACAGATCACTGAAGTGATTTCTGCCGACCTGACAGGCACCGGGCTGTTTCGTGAAATTGAACCGGGCGCTTTTATCAGCAACGTCAGCAGCTTTGCCGCGCCGATCCAATATGCGGACTGGAAAGCCATCAATGCCCAAGCGCTGATTACCGGTGCAGTGGCCGTGCAGGGCAACCAGCTGAACGTGAAATTCCGGCTTTACGATGTGTTTTCCGGGGCGGAAATGGGCGATGGGTTGCAGTTTTCCGCCACGCCCGAAGGCTGGCGGCGCATGGCGCATAAGGTGGCGGATGCGGTCTATAGCCGGATCACGGGTGAGGGCGGGTATTTCGACAGCCGCGTCGTCTATGTCTCTGAAACCGGCACCAAGGATGCACGTCAAAAACGGCTGGCGATCATGGATTACGATGGGGCAAATGTGAAATACCTCACCGATAGCAGTTCGATCGTGCTGGCCCCGAGGTTTTCGCCAGATGGTCAGCGGGTGCTTTACACCAGCTATGAAACAGGATTCCCGCGCATCTATGTGCTTGATGTGACCTCGGTGCAGCGCCGCGCGCTGGAAAGCCAGGAAGGCACGATGAGCTTTGCACCGCGTTTTGCACCGGACGGAGAAACCATCGTCTTTTCGCTCAGCCAGGGCGGGAATACTGATATTTACCGGATGAATGTAAATGGTGGGCCCGCGACCCGGCTGACGGCGGCCCCCTCGATTGAGACGGCACCGAGCTATTCACCAGATGGCACGCAAATCGTGTTCGAAAGTGATCGTTCGGGGTCACAGCAATTGTATGTGATGCCCGCAAGCGGCGGCGAGGCGCGCCGTATTTCGTTCGGGCCGGGGCGCTACGGCACACCGGTCTGGTCGCCGCGCGGCGATCTGGTTGCCTTCACCAAACAAAATGCCGGGCGGTTCCATATCGGCGTAATGCGTCTTGATGGATCAGAAGAGCGTTTGCTCACAGCTTCGTTTCTTGACGAAGGACCCACATGGTCGCCCAATGGTCGCGTGATCATGTTTTCGCGCGAAACGCAGGGCGCACAGGGACGCGCCACGCTTTATTCCGTGGATATCACGGGCAGAAACCTGCGCCCTGTGCGCACGCCCGAAGGGGGGTCTGACCCGTCATGGTCCCCGTTGCAGAGATGA
- the pal gene encoding peptidoglycan-associated lipoprotein Pal, with product MKLTRNILLLVAGLALAACTDPGRFGTDGSGAGGIGGAGGGAIVPGSANDPTSTAYFNQTVGDRVLFSVDESAINAVGQTTVEGQAQWLLANTDYTAVIEGHADEQGTREYNVALGARRANAVREYLISRGVAGNRLQTVSYGKERPIEICSSEECYAKNRRAVTVLASGLSG from the coding sequence ATGAAACTTACACGGAATATTCTTTTACTTGTGGCGGGGCTTGCGCTGGCGGCCTGTACCGATCCGGGCCGCTTTGGTACCGACGGCAGTGGTGCTGGTGGCATCGGCGGGGCTGGCGGCGGTGCGATTGTGCCGGGCAGCGCCAATGATCCGACCTCTACCGCGTATTTCAATCAGACCGTGGGTGACAGGGTGCTGTTCTCTGTGGACGAATCCGCGATTAATGCGGTCGGTCAGACCACGGTAGAGGGTCAGGCGCAGTGGCTGCTGGCGAATACGGATTACACGGCGGTGATCGAGGGTCACGCAGATGAACAGGGCACGCGCGAATATAACGTCGCCCTTGGCGCGCGGCGGGCAAATGCGGTGCGCGAATATCTGATTTCGCGCGGGGTTGCGGGCAACCGGTTGCAGACCGTCAGCTACGGCAAGGAACGCCCGATTGAGATTTGCAGCAGCGAAGAGTGCTATGCGAAAAACCGCCGGGCTGTGACGGTTCTGGCCAGCGGCCTGTCCGGATAA
- the ybgF gene encoding tol-pal system protein YbgF: MRFVVLCAVALLIAPLPAAAQDDQTLADIRQELTVLYVEMQRLKRELSTTGGPSVAVGGDTVLDRLSVMENEMQRLTSKTEELEFRVNRIVEDGTNRIGDLEFRLVELEGGDISTLGETTTLGGDTGTPVPTTGGTAAPQPPASSGVVPGGSQLAVGEEDDFKNAQAALADGNYQSAADQFAAFSMNYPGGPLAAGADLGRGEALEGLGRTREAARAYLDSFSAEPTGQVAPQALFRLGKSLGALNQVAEACVTLSEVGIRFAGDPAVVQAEEARRTLACP, from the coding sequence ATGCGTTTTGTTGTACTCTGTGCCGTAGCTTTGTTGATTGCTCCCCTCCCGGCGGCGGCGCAGGATGACCAGACCCTTGCCGACATCCGGCAGGAACTCACGGTGCTTTACGTCGAAATGCAGCGTTTGAAGCGCGAGCTTTCCACCACCGGCGGCCCGTCGGTGGCCGTTGGCGGCGACACGGTACTGGATCGGTTGTCCGTGATGGAAAACGAGATGCAGCGTTTGACCTCGAAAACGGAAGAGCTGGAGTTTCGCGTCAACCGGATCGTTGAGGATGGGACCAACCGGATTGGCGATCTGGAATTTCGTCTGGTTGAACTCGAGGGCGGCGATATCAGCACCTTGGGGGAAACCACCACGCTTGGCGGCGACACGGGCACCCCGGTGCCAACAACCGGCGGCACTGCAGCGCCCCAGCCGCCTGCGTCTTCCGGGGTTGTGCCCGGCGGGTCGCAACTTGCGGTCGGTGAAGAAGATGATTTTAAAAACGCGCAGGCCGCCTTGGCAGATGGGAATTATCAATCCGCCGCGGACCAGTTTGCCGCCTTTTCAATGAATTATCCCGGGGGTCCTCTGGCGGCGGGCGCTGATCTGGGCCGTGGTGAGGCGCTCGAAGGGCTGGGGCGCACACGCGAAGCAGCGCGCGCCTATCTGGATAGTTTCAGCGCAGAACCAACAGGGCAGGTGGCGCCACAGGCGCTCTTCCGGCTGGGCAAATCACTGGGTGCGTTGAATCAGGTCGCCGAGGCCTGTGTCACGCTTTCAGAGGTGGGTATTCGGTTCGCAGGTGATCCGGCAGTGGTGCAGGCCGAAGAGGCCCGTCGCACGCTGGCCTGTCCGTAA
- the tilS gene encoding tRNA lysidine(34) synthetase TilS: MSDPEGEIDAHFSPDIPKALGVAVSGGSDSMALLVLLRDYAARNRIALSCATVDHGLRPEAAAEAEGVAAYCAAHDVPHVTLKWTGWNGKGNTQNAARVARYRLLADWARGQGITDIALGHTQDDQAETVLMGLARASGVDGLSAMAARRDDRGLCWHRPLLAMSRAQLRGFLRGRGVAWCEDPSNEDDQFERIKARRALATLADLGVDRASLAQVAGNMAQARSALEHQTMQAVRDLVCLRGGGAAMPWSGFLGLPQEIARRLLVAAIDWIAAPSHAPRQKALAAALAAAETSDSATVAGCRLIRVGDTFWIFREFQAVAHIRSDASALWDDRWQIFGDQNAEVSEIRALGEDGLLQCPEWRGTDLPRTLLLATPAVWQGDVLIAAPVAQSTSAWRAEVIKRPGCLFDRVFGH, translated from the coding sequence ATGTCCGATCCTGAAGGCGAGATCGATGCCCATTTTTCGCCTGACATCCCAAAAGCTCTTGGCGTTGCCGTGTCGGGGGGAAGCGATTCAATGGCGCTGCTGGTCTTGCTGCGCGACTATGCTGCACGCAACAGGATCGCGCTTTCCTGTGCAACCGTGGATCATGGGCTGAGGCCCGAGGCCGCTGCCGAGGCGGAAGGTGTCGCAGCCTATTGCGCCGCGCATGATGTGCCACATGTCACTCTGAAATGGACGGGTTGGAACGGCAAAGGCAATACGCAAAACGCTGCCCGCGTGGCGCGCTATCGGCTGCTGGCGGATTGGGCGCGCGGGCAGGGCATTACGGATATCGCGCTGGGTCACACGCAGGATGATCAGGCCGAAACCGTGCTGATGGGGCTGGCGCGTGCGTCCGGCGTTGATGGGCTCAGCGCCATGGCGGCGCGGCGCGATGACCGGGGCCTGTGTTGGCACCGGCCGCTGTTGGCAATGTCGCGCGCGCAATTGCGCGGATTTCTGCGGGGGCGCGGCGTGGCGTGGTGCGAGGATCCGAGCAATGAGGACGATCAATTTGAGCGGATAAAGGCGCGTCGCGCGCTTGCGACATTGGCGGATCTGGGCGTGGATCGCGCGTCGCTGGCACAGGTGGCGGGGAACATGGCGCAGGCGCGCAGCGCTCTTGAACACCAGACGATGCAGGCCGTTCGTGATCTCGTCTGCCTGCGGGGCGGTGGAGCGGCAATGCCCTGGTCCGGGTTTCTAGGTTTGCCACAAGAGATCGCCCGCCGATTGCTGGTGGCGGCCATCGACTGGATCGCCGCACCATCACATGCGCCGCGACAAAAAGCCCTCGCAGCTGCTCTGGCGGCTGCTGAGACCAGCGACAGCGCAACAGTAGCGGGCTGTCGTCTGATCCGGGTGGGCGATACGTTCTGGATTTTCAGGGAGTTTCAGGCCGTGGCGCACATCAGGTCTGATGCCTCAGCGCTTTGGGACGACAGGTGGCAAATTTTCGGAGATCAAAACGCAGAAGTCAGCGAAATCAGGGCGTTAGGCGAAGATGGCCTGCTGCAGTGCCCTGAATGGCGTGGCACCGACCTGCCGCGCACGCTGTTGCTGGCCACACCTGCCGTCTGGCAGGGCGATGTCCTTATCGCCGCACCCGTGGCACAAAGCACATCAGCCTGGCGCGCGGAAGTGATAAAAAGGCCGGGCTGCCTTTTCGATCGGGTATTCGGCCATTGA
- the ftsH gene encoding ATP-dependent zinc metalloprotease FtsH, producing the protein MGNARNIAFWVVLFLLILALFNLFSGPGSTMQSREISYSEFVEAVESGNVSNVTLDGEHVRFRQEDGTDYVTIKPSDAEITQLLIANDVSVRAEQQQQSGFQTFLMSLLPFLLLIGVWIYFMNRMQGGGKGGAMGFGKSKAKMLTEKHGRVTFDDVAGIDEAKEELEEIVEFLRNPQKFSRLGGKIPKGALLEGPPGTGKTLLARAIAGEAGVPFFTISGSDFVEMFVGVGASRVRDMFEQAKKNAPCIVFIDEIDAVGRHRGAGYGGGNDEREQTLNQLLVEMDGFEANEGVIIIAATNRKDVLDPALLRPGRFDRQVTVGNPDIKGREKILGVHARKTPLGPDVDLRIIARGTPGFSGADLANLVNEAALGAARVGRRFVTMIDFEQAKDKIMMGAERRSMVMTAEQKEMTAYHEAGHALVGIKLPKCDPVYKATIIPRGGALGMVMSLPEIDRLNMFKDECHQRLAMTMAGKAAEILKYGPDSVSNGPAGDIMQASALARAMVLRWGMSDKVGNIDYSEAAEGYQGNTAGFSVSANTKELIEEEVQRFIQDGYESASKIIKENEVEFERLAQGLLEYETLTGEEIKRVMNGDPPVPPADQADKPDSGATTSVTAIPKAKANKRPPSEGGLEPEPSV; encoded by the coding sequence TTGGGAAATGCACGCAATATAGCCTTTTGGGTTGTACTATTTCTGTTGATCTTGGCGCTTTTCAACCTGTTCAGCGGCCCCGGCAGCACCATGCAAAGCCGCGAAATCAGCTATTCTGAATTCGTTGAAGCGGTCGAATCCGGCAATGTCAGCAACGTGACACTGGATGGGGAGCATGTGCGCTTCCGTCAGGAAGACGGGACAGACTATGTCACGATCAAGCCATCTGACGCTGAGATCACACAGTTATTGATCGCAAACGACGTGTCAGTGCGTGCGGAGCAGCAGCAGCAATCCGGCTTTCAGACGTTTCTGATGTCGCTGCTGCCCTTCCTGTTGTTGATCGGTGTCTGGATTTATTTCATGAACCGGATGCAAGGCGGCGGCAAAGGCGGCGCGATGGGCTTCGGAAAATCCAAGGCCAAGATGCTGACCGAAAAGCATGGGCGCGTCACGTTTGACGATGTCGCAGGCATTGATGAAGCCAAGGAAGAGTTGGAAGAAATTGTCGAATTCTTGCGCAACCCGCAGAAATTCAGCCGCCTTGGGGGCAAAATTCCCAAAGGTGCATTGCTTGAGGGCCCTCCCGGAACCGGTAAAACGCTGCTGGCGCGCGCCATCGCGGGCGAGGCAGGTGTGCCGTTCTTTACGATCTCAGGGTCGGATTTTGTAGAAATGTTCGTTGGTGTGGGTGCCTCGCGTGTCCGTGACATGTTCGAGCAGGCCAAGAAAAACGCGCCTTGCATCGTGTTCATCGATGAAATTGACGCTGTCGGTCGCCATCGTGGCGCTGGATACGGCGGCGGTAATGACGAGCGTGAACAGACATTGAACCAGCTTCTGGTCGAAATGGATGGCTTTGAGGCAAACGAAGGCGTGATCATCATCGCCGCAACCAACCGCAAAGACGTACTGGACCCTGCTTTGCTGCGTCCGGGTCGGTTCGACCGTCAGGTTACCGTCGGCAATCCCGACATCAAGGGGCGCGAGAAAATTCTCGGTGTGCATGCGCGCAAAACGCCGCTGGGTCCGGATGTTGATCTGCGCATCATCGCGCGCGGTACGCCCGGATTTTCCGGTGCTGATCTGGCAAACCTCGTGAATGAGGCGGCTCTGGGTGCCGCGCGTGTTGGCCGCCGCTTTGTCACGATGATTGATTTCGAGCAGGCAAAGGACAAGATCATGATGGGCGCGGAGCGCCGGTCGATGGTCATGACCGCGGAACAAAAAGAGATGACGGCTTATCATGAGGCGGGGCACGCGTTGGTCGGTATCAAGCTGCCAAAATGTGACCCTGTGTATAAGGCGACGATCATTCCACGCGGCGGTGCGTTGGGCATGGTGATGAGCCTGCCTGAGATTGATCGCCTGAACATGTTCAAGGACGAATGTCACCAGCGCCTCGCGATGACGATGGCGGGTAAGGCGGCGGAAATCCTCAAGTATGGTCCGGATTCTGTATCGAATGGTCCCGCTGGCGATATTATGCAGGCCTCGGCACTGGCGCGTGCAATGGTGCTGCGCTGGGGCATGTCTGACAAGGTCGGCAATATCGACTACTCAGAAGCGGCTGAGGGGTATCAGGGCAACACAGCGGGCTTCTCGGTTTCGGCAAACACCAAAGAGCTGATCGAAGAAGAAGTGCAGCGTTTCATTCAGGACGGCTATGAATCGGCGAGCAAGATCATCAAGGAAAACGAGGTCGAGTTCGAACGCCTCGCGCAGGGCTTGCTTGAATACGAGACACTGACCGGTGAAGAGATCAAGCGGGTTATGAATGGTGATCCACCTGTGCCACCCGCGGATCAGGCAGATAAACCTGACAGCGGCGCGACAACAAGTGTTACCGCTATTCCCAAAGCGAAGGCAAACAAAAGACCCCCATCAGAAGGTGGTCTTGAGCCTGAACCCTCGGTTTGA
- a CDS encoding MOSC domain-containing protein, with translation MPALMPTKFQGRVVWLGRVINTQETLRSETLPSADLKFSGIEGECHGGLTRPACVRTKAQYPEGTEIRNVRQLTILSQEELDAIAEDMGMADIDPAWLGASMVIEGIPDFSHVPPSSRLQVESGASLAVDMENRPCIYPGREIEKDRPGLGPKFKPAAKNRRGVTAWVEREGSVKVGDSVRLHIPDQPVWQMLGDARG, from the coding sequence ATGCCAGCACTTATGCCGACAAAGTTTCAAGGTCGCGTCGTTTGGCTGGGGCGCGTGATCAACACACAGGAAACACTGCGATCTGAAACACTACCCTCAGCGGATCTGAAATTTTCCGGGATAGAAGGCGAATGCCACGGTGGGCTGACACGGCCTGCCTGCGTGCGCACCAAGGCGCAATATCCTGAGGGCACCGAAATTCGCAACGTGCGCCAACTCACCATATTGTCGCAAGAGGAGCTCGACGCGATTGCCGAGGATATGGGGATGGCTGATATTGATCCTGCATGGCTCGGGGCGTCGATGGTCATCGAAGGAATCCCAGACTTTAGCCATGTCCCCCCGTCCTCACGGTTGCAGGTCGAAAGCGGGGCCAGCCTTGCGGTCGATATGGAAAACCGGCCCTGCATTTACCCCGGCAGGGAGATTGAAAAAGACCGCCCCGGCCTTGGGCCCAAGTTCAAACCCGCCGCTAAAAACCGGCGTGGTGTGACAGCCTGGGTTGAGCGTGAAGGCTCCGTTAAGGTCGGGGATTCTGTGCGTCTGCACATTCCGGATCAGCCGGTTTGGCAGATGTTGGGGGATGCACGAGGCTAA
- a CDS encoding formate--tetrahydrofolate ligase: protein MAFKTDIEIARAATKLPIQEIGAKLGISSDDLLPYGHDKAKVSQSFINSVQGNKNGKLVLVTAINPTPAGEGKTTTTVGLGDGLNRIGRKAAVCIREASLGPNFGMKGGAAGGGNAQVVPMEEMNLHFTGDFHAITSAHNLLSAMIDNHIYWGNELEIDTRRVVWRRVLDMNDRALRTITASLGGVANGFPREAGFDITVASEVMAILCLANNLEDLQKRLGDMIVAYRRDRTPIYARDIKADGAMTVLLKDAMQPNLVQTLENNPAFVHGGPFANIAHGCNSVIATTTALKLADFVVTEAGFGADLGAEKFLNIKCRKAGLAPSCVVVVATVRAMKMNGGVAKADLGAENVDAVKKGCPNLGRHIENVKSFGVPVVVAINHFVTDTDAEVQAVKDFVSEHGSEAILSRHWELGSEGSAELATRVAEIADADMANFAPIYPDDMSLFDKIDTIAKRIYRADEVLMDQKLRNQLKDWEAQGYGNLPVCMAKTQYSFTTDPERRGAPTGFSVPVREVRLSAGAGFVIAICGEIMTMPGLPRVPSAEAIKLNADGDVEGLF from the coding sequence ATGGCTTTTAAAACCGATATCGAAATTGCGCGGGCCGCAACAAAACTGCCCATTCAGGAAATCGGCGCAAAGCTGGGCATATCCAGTGACGATCTGCTGCCTTATGGACACGACAAGGCAAAGGTTTCGCAGTCTTTCATCAATTCCGTACAAGGGAATAAGAATGGCAAACTGGTACTGGTGACCGCCATTAACCCGACGCCTGCCGGTGAAGGAAAAACGACAACGACGGTTGGTCTTGGTGATGGTCTCAACCGGATCGGTCGCAAGGCAGCCGTCTGTATTCGTGAAGCGTCGCTGGGCCCGAATTTCGGGATGAAGGGTGGCGCCGCCGGGGGTGGCAATGCGCAGGTTGTTCCGATGGAAGAAATGAACCTGCATTTCACGGGCGATTTCCACGCGATCACCTCAGCGCACAACCTGCTGAGCGCGATGATTGATAACCACATCTACTGGGGCAATGAGCTGGAAATCGACACGCGCCGCGTCGTATGGCGCCGCGTTCTGGACATGAATGATCGGGCGTTGCGCACCATTACGGCCTCCCTTGGTGGCGTGGCAAACGGCTTCCCGCGTGAAGCCGGCTTTGACATCACGGTGGCATCCGAGGTTATGGCGATCCTGTGCCTCGCCAATAATCTTGAAGATCTGCAAAAGCGTCTCGGTGATATGATCGTTGCATACCGCCGCGACCGCACACCGATTTATGCGCGTGACATCAAAGCAGACGGTGCGATGACGGTGCTGCTGAAAGACGCCATGCAGCCCAACCTCGTGCAGACGCTTGAAAACAACCCTGCCTTTGTGCACGGCGGACCATTTGCCAATATTGCGCATGGGTGTAACTCGGTGATCGCGACGACGACAGCGCTCAAGCTGGCGGATTTCGTCGTGACCGAAGCGGGTTTCGGTGCTGATCTCGGGGCGGAAAAGTTCCTCAACATCAAGTGCCGCAAGGCTGGCCTTGCGCCGTCCTGCGTCGTTGTCGTCGCCACAGTGCGGGCGATGAAAATGAATGGAGGTGTCGCCAAGGCGGACCTCGGTGCGGAAAATGTTGATGCCGTCAAAAAAGGCTGCCCGAACCTTGGGCGTCACATCGAAAACGTCAAATCCTTTGGTGTTCCGGTTGTGGTTGCGATCAACCACTTCGTGACGGATACGGATGCAGAGGTGCAGGCGGTCAAGGATTTCGTTTCAGAACACGGGTCCGAAGCGATCCTGTCGCGCCATTGGGAATTGGGCTCGGAAGGGTCTGCGGAACTGGCGACACGGGTAGCGGAGATTGCGGATGCGGATATGGCAAACTTCGCGCCGATCTACCCCGATGACATGAGCCTGTTTGACAAAATCGATACCATCGCCAAGCGTATCTACCGCGCAGATGAGGTTCTGATGGATCAAAAACTGCGCAACCAGTTGAAGGACTGGGAAGCGCAGGGCTACGGCAATTTGCCGGTCTGTATGGCAAAGACGCAATACAGCTTTACCACGGACCCTGAGCGGCGCGGTGCGCCCACCGGCTTTTCGGTGCCGGTGCGTGAAGTCCGCCTGAGCGCGGGTGCTGGTTTTGTGATCGCCATCTGCGGAGAGATCATGACCATGCCGGGGCTGCCGCGCGTGCCGTCGGCTGAGGCAATCAAGCTGAACGCAGATGGAGACGTTGAAGGGCTTTTCTGA
- the folD gene encoding bifunctional methylenetetrahydrofolate dehydrogenase/methenyltetrahydrofolate cyclohydrolase FolD codes for MSATLIDGKAFAARVRAQVAEHVTRLKADHGITPGLAVVLVGEDPASQVYVRSKGKQTTEVGMKSVEHKLDVDTSEADLLAIVDQLNKDPEIHGILVQLPLPKHLDEDLVINSIAPEKDVDGFHISNVGLLGTGQKSMVPCTPLGCLMMLRDYHGSLSGMDAVVVGRSNIVGKPMAQLLLGDSCTVTIAHSRTKDLADVVRRADIVVAAVGRPEMVPGDWIKPGATVIDVGINRLDAPEKGEGKTRLVGDVDFDSCAAVAGAITPVPGGVGPMTIACLLANTVTACCRANGLEEPEGLTA; via the coding sequence ATGTCAGCTACACTCATTGACGGAAAAGCCTTTGCCGCGCGCGTTCGTGCGCAGGTTGCAGAGCATGTAACGCGCCTCAAGGCCGATCATGGGATCACACCTGGGCTGGCCGTTGTGCTGGTCGGGGAAGACCCGGCAAGTCAGGTCTATGTGCGTTCCAAAGGCAAACAGACCACCGAAGTCGGTATGAAATCAGTTGAGCACAAGCTGGATGTGGACACGTCTGAAGCCGATCTGCTGGCGATTGTGGATCAACTCAACAAGGATCCTGAAATCCACGGCATTCTGGTGCAGCTGCCCTTGCCAAAGCATCTTGATGAGGACCTCGTGATCAATTCCATTGCGCCAGAAAAGGACGTCGACGGGTTTCACATCTCAAATGTGGGGCTGTTGGGCACGGGTCAGAAAAGCATGGTGCCCTGCACGCCACTGGGTTGCCTGATGATGCTACGCGATTACCATGGCTCACTCTCGGGGATGGATGCCGTTGTTGTCGGTCGCTCAAACATCGTGGGCAAACCGATGGCGCAGCTTTTGCTGGGTGACAGCTGCACTGTGACCATCGCGCATAGCCGCACCAAGGACCTCGCGGATGTCGTGCGGCGCGCCGATATCGTCGTGGCGGCGGTTGGGCGACCTGAAATGGTGCCCGGTGACTGGATCAAACCCGGTGCGACGGTGATTGACGTGGGCATCAATCGTCTGGATGCGCCGGAAAAGGGCGAAGGCAAAACGCGTCTGGTAGGGGATGTGGACTTCGACAGCTGTGCGGCGGTTGCCGGGGCCATCACGCCTGTGCCCGGCGGTGTGGGTCCAATGACCATCGCCTGCCTGCTGGCCAATACGGTCACGGCATGTTGTCGTGCAAATGGTCTGGAAGAACCCGAAGGGTTGACCGCTTAA
- a CDS encoding PaaI family thioesterase: MDQAELDRIQHSFEAQSMMHTLGAELASVRTANVTIKAPILPGSRQQQGFAHAGLTFAIGDSAAGYAALTTLPRDREVVTAEMKINLLAPALGDYLIAKGRIIKAGRQLIVVAADVYAVTGTHERHIAALQGTMVPVPATPQSPA; this comes from the coding sequence ATGGATCAAGCAGAATTGGACCGCATTCAACACAGCTTTGAAGCGCAAAGCATGATGCATACCTTAGGCGCGGAACTGGCCAGCGTGCGTACAGCCAATGTGACCATTAAAGCGCCGATTTTACCGGGCAGTCGCCAGCAGCAGGGGTTTGCCCACGCCGGGTTAACCTTTGCCATCGGGGACAGCGCTGCGGGATATGCCGCCCTGACAACCCTGCCCCGTGATCGTGAAGTCGTGACGGCTGAAATGAAAATCAACCTGCTGGCCCCTGCGCTTGGTGATTACCTCATCGCAAAGGGCAGGATCATCAAAGCAGGCCGCCAGCTGATTGTGGTGGCTGCGGATGTCTATGCGGTGACCGGCACGCACGAACGGCATATTGCCGCTCTGCAGGGCACGATGGTGCCGGTTCCCGCGACACCACAGAGTCCGGCTTAA